The sequence TCTAATCCTGCAATGGTCGATTCTTGGCTGGCATCTGCTAACACAAGTTTGATGTATTCTGCTATTTCTTGATAAGCTATCACACATTCTCTCATGGATGGTTTAAGAGCTGGATCCATATTCTTGTCTTTATACAGTGTTATGAGGTATTTTAAGGTTTTGATGACATGGCGCGTTGTTGCCTCTGTAGCTACTTGTAACAGGGGAGTGTAGTCATCTGCGGTTGCATTGGCAGCTTTAGGGTTCTTGAGCACCTTGAGACAGAAGATCCGATTCACGCTGAGTCTTTTGTAGAGACAGAAATTGTTAACTGTTTGGTATGGAACCGTGGGGTTTGTAGTTGGTTTGGAGGGTGTTGGCTCAGGGGGTGATTTTGAGCCTTGTTCTGGATTGGGGGTTGGTTTTATGGTTGGTTCTGGTTCCGCGCTTGGTCCTTCGGTTGAATTTGGATCATTGTCTGATTCAGTAGGTGCAGAACTTGGTTCGGGGGCTGGTTTTGGTTTAGAGCTAGGTGCAGGGGATGTTTTTGGTTTAGAACTTGGTGCAGGACTATCTTCTGCTTCTGTAGGTGGTTCTGTTTCGGAACTTGGTGATTGTGACATGGAGGGTTTTGGTTTAGAGCTAGGTGCAGGGGTTGGTTTTGGTTTAGAACTTGGTGCAGGACTATCTTCTGGTTCTGTAGGCGGTTCTGTTTCGGAACTTGGTGATTGTGACATGGATGGTTTTGGTTTAGAGCTAGGTGCAGGGGATGGTTTTGGTTTAGAACTCGGTGCAGGACTATCTTCTGGTTCTGTAGGTGGTTCTGTTTCGGAACTTGGTGATTGTGACATGGATGGTTTTGGTTTAGAGCTAGGTGCAGGGGATGGTTTTGGTTTAGAACTTGGTGCAGGACCATCATTTTGTTCTGTAGGCGGTTCTGTTTCGGAACTTGGTGATTGTGACATGGATGGTTTTGGTTTAGAGCTAGGTGCAGGGGATGGTTTTGGTTTAGAGCTTGGTGCAGGACCATCATTTGGTTCTGTAGGTGGTTCTGTTTCAGAGTCTGGTTCAGAGTTTGGTGATGGTGACATGGATGGTTTTGGTTTAGAGCTAGGTGCAACGGATGGTTTTGGTTTAGAGCTTGGTGCAGGACCATCATCTGGTTCTGTATCAGGGCTTGGTGATGGTGACATCGATGGTTTTGGTTCAGAGCTTGGTGCAGGACCATCATCTGGTTCTGTGGGTGGTTCTGTTTCAGGTTCAGAGCTTGTTGATGGTGACTTGGATGATTTGGGTTTAGAACTAGGTGTAGGGGTGGGTTTGGGTTTAAAGCTAGGTGCAGGACCATCGCATGGTTCCGTGGGCGTTTTTGTTTGCTCAGAGCTTGGTGCGGGACCATCACATGGTTCTGTGGTCGGTTCTGTTTCACATTCTAGTTCACAACTCGGTGACGGTGAAGTGGATGGTTTTGGTTTAGAGTTGGGTGCATGGGATGGTTTTGGTTTAGAACTTGGTTCTGTGGGCGGTTCTACTTCAGAGCTTAGTGATGGTGGCATGAATGTTTTTGGATGATTGGTTGACTGTGGAGCCAAAGCTGGCCTAGAGCTTGGTGCCATGGACCATTTTGAGTCCAAGGGCAGAATTGTGTCATAGTCGTCTGATTCCGATTCAAATCCCGGTTCTGAATCAATGTCATTCTCTATAGATGATTTTGGAAGCGTGGGTGGTTTCAATGTAGGGATGGATTGTGAAAGGGAGAAGGCGGAGAAAGAAAGAACAACTACAAGGCAAATTAACACCTTTCGTGAAGAAACCATTTTAGTTTTCTTGCAAGAATATGGTGGTAGCTTAGCCAATTCGATACGATTTGAGATGAAATAGATCGTTATATATGTACAGTGACACTAttgtaattcaattaatgcGGGTGTTACCCTTACATAGTATAGTAAATTAATCTTTATTACATTCATTAAATAATCTGTCTTCAATTAAGTAGAGGAATTTATTACAACTCGTGCCATGGCATAAACTATCAAGTGTTGGACCCGTTGGAACTTGGAATTGCACTTTGGGCTCACTTGTTTCGGGCTCTTTATGCGGACTTTTCTTAAATTGAATTGTATAAAGAAAAGTAGATAATAAATATGGAGAAGTATTTCaaacattttgaaaaataaatgagAACAATGTTCTAAATTCTTAGGGGGTGAGAGGTTATGCGATTTTTCTTTTTAGTCTACGTACTTAATTCTTCTTGTTCATTGcaatattttttcaataatttttttataaattcaaactcaaaattcatatcatatctttatatattttttccaatGCAAATTGATTGACAAATActctttttaaaaattaaaatttaataacataaaaaaatatttaatctagGCGATCGCTTAGACGAATTTTCAGTCGTCTAAGTGGCTACTATTCGCCAATTAATGTAAAATCACTCAGAGACTTTCACTGTTTAAAAATTGAAACAGTGACCAACCCTCTAACGCCGAAGTGATATAGACATCCCTTAGCCATTTCATAAGGGATTAATAATAATAGAAGGTTTTCAAACAATCacatgatttaatttaataaGATTAATATATGCAATTATCCCTAGTTAATATCATACATTACTCGTTTTAAATCTAATATCtcaaaaactaatatttttaatcaatcaaaaaatATCTTAAGaacatatatatgttttaaaatattgagCACACAAACTTTTGTTCCTACCTATTAAtattaaatgtatatatatatatgtgtgttcaaaattttaaaatacaatgttaaaaaaaaatttaaatacagAAGTGTAAAATTATGAACGAATTTTCATTATTAGAGCAGCCCCAAGGGCCAAACTTGATCACTCGTTTTTTTCCTCGCCCCCTCCAAGGGCCGAGGAAACCGGGGGCTCCGCGCGGTCAAGCCctcccattttttttttaattttttttatgcgaGGCCCACCACTATTGTTtgtcttcttttttttaattttttttttcacgcgGGTCCCaccattattttttaaaaataaatgaaataaattgtaaaaaaaatcaaaaaatttaagaataattaataaaaatatttaaaaaggtCAACgactatatttttttaaatttatttttgtcaAGTTTAATTCATGTGTATTTTTTTcatgtttgtttttttattttggaatattatgtatgtttttaaaattattttttatgttttaaaaaatattttttattttttatatttatgtgcatttttaatgtaattttaaatttaattaagttaatttttgatttgttataaatttgtgtattttattatattttaaaaacattatttaatatattaaaaaattaatatttcaacatCATCACATCATTGTAGAAACACACAATGAAGTTATCAACGCTAACATCATCAtgcgatcaatttatcaacttgaCCACACCAACTTCCACACGTCCTTATGTCCTTATGCATGCTCTTCATCTCGAAATTGTTTCCTAGGAAGCTTCCACAAACGGCTCAAAGCGTTGACCGTGTGCCTGAGTCTACACTCCATAGCCATTAGCAGAATCTTCCAGTCAATTTTCATGCCCCGTTAATGGAGGCGGCTCTTTATTTTCCTCTCGTGTTTCCTCTCTCCCTTTTcctcttatttttattttttacaaatACAAACTCTTCGATCCATAGCTTTCCCATATCCTGCGCGTGTGGAGGAATATGGATCCAGCGCTGCAAGGAGCTCTCGCATCTATTGGAAGCTTTTTCTTAGTAAGCTTGATCATCGCCTCAATCTTGATGATCTGTGGAGAAAGAAAGCGCAAGAAATCTGATTCTCCCCAACTGAGCTGGGAACCATCGAAGCCCAAACCCGGTACCAATTTCGGGCTTTCTTCGATTTCCGTAGGCGTGAGCGCCAGTTTTGACCCGACCCTGCACTCCATATCGATGCAAGATTTGATTGACGCGACCAGGGATTTCTCCCCGGACCTAATCGTCGGAGACGGAAGTTTCGGGCTTGTTTACAAAGCCCGTCTCTGTTCGGGCCAACTCGTTGCTGTGAAAAGGCTCTCCACGGATGCCTTTCAAGGCCTCCGCGAGTTCCGGGCTGAGATGGAGACCCTCGGCAAGATCAAGCACCCCAATATCGTAAAACTACTCGGGTACTGCGTCGCCGGTTCCGATCGGATATTAATCTACGAATTCATGGAAAAGGGGAGTCTTGATCAATGGCTTTATGATACATCCTACTCAGAAGAGGGAGAGAGTGGTGGTGAAGTAGAATCAAGGCCGCCTCTTTCTTGGCAAACTAGGATCAAGATCGTTAGATCATTAGCTAAGGGCCTCTCTTATATGCATAATTTTACTACTCCTATCATTCACAGGGATATCAAAGCTAGCAACGTTTTACTCGATTCGAGTTTCGAGTCCCACATTGCGGATTTCGGGCTGGCTAGATGTATCGAAGGGTCTCATTCGCATGTGTCCACGCAGGTTGGGGGGACTTTGGGGTACATGCCACCAGAGTACATCAATGGCACCACTACGGCCACTGTGGTTGGGGATGTATATAGCTTTGGGGTGCTGATGTTGGAGACTGTGACGGGGAGGAGGCCAAGTTTCCCTTTCCCCGGAGATGATGGAAAGGAAGTCAGATTAATGGAGTGGATTGGTTCGATGGCGGAACAGAATCGGTACATGGAAATGGTGGATTCGAGTATTTCCAAGGATGATATCAAAGAAAGTATGGTTGTGGAGGTTTTCAAGATCGGCTTGAAATGTGCTAATGAGAAACGGAAAGATAGGCCTACCATGGAGGAAGTTGTGGAGGAGTTGGATAAGATTTTGGCTTGAAATTGCAATCGGTTTAGGTTCTACGAAGAAAGGGTGTTTACCATATGTTTATGTGCTGACAAGTGAGACGTCCCCTTGTATGCTCTTAACTATGTTGGTGATGTATTGTGATGGTGTATATTCATCGGTCGGTCGCCCTTTCGGCTGAGGAATTGAAGGGTGATGAGAAATGGTTGCTAGATAATGGAAGATGTGATAATATGTGGGGTGTTGAGCTTAAGGTGATTGCTAAGTTGGTGGATTAATCTTTGGTTACATCTGCCCATTTTGAGTTGGCCTTGATTGCTTTGGTTGTTATATTATGTTTGGAGATTTCTTGTTGGGACACAGCCAAATATGGATTCATGTTCTCGATTGAGCTTAGGCCTTAGATTTCGTTTGTTAATATGGTTCCTGTTGATTAATCCGGAATCATATCATCGAGGCCAGTACATGTTTCCTCTCTTCATTGTTTCATTTGTATGAACACAAATGTTAAATTTGAGATACCGTTTGGTATCATGGACGTGATGTATGATAGATGAGTAAAATAAACAATATGATGAGACGTGGATAAACAATACataatatgaataatatgtttttttgtatgtttttaattttgtaagattattgtgtttattctcTTAATTACCCTTGTCAATTTCACACAATTACAAGTTTATAGAAAATTCCTATTATGTAGGGTTTGTTGTGGAGAGAGGGGTACATCAGTAAAATTTCACTTATATGACACTCATCTTTTACTAATTTCATGGgttggaaaatatttttcatcaagTCCACATTTAATATCATACCGGACCATGAGATATCATtgaattaacaaaaaaaataagagaAACATAggatgaataaaaatttgtagATCATTTCATTTTCATCAAATGTACCAAACGGTGCGTGAATCGTTGGACGAGAGACATTTCCCAAAaccaattaaaaataaattttcagaGAGACGTGTTGTCACGCTCCGCTCCCGGGGTCGTGTGACATCGGCgttgctttcaaataaaattcgaaaacaaCCAGCTTCTTAGTACAGAATTTAActaaaaccagtctatttcataaataaattccataataaatatttttgtacaGTTCAAAATTCCCAAATATGAAATAAACTTGCGAAAGCGTATTACaacttaaaaatcaaaataatatctATAAAAAATCTCTTCATCACCATCTCCATTAtctcacaaattaaaatataaattctaaaaatccgAATTTAACACGTGTTCTCTGGTGGCGTAGTTAGGAGATTGTGTTGACTTAATAACATGTTGGTTTGACTTTTTTTCCCCTAATTTATGAATCTAGTGGACGCATCTTTGCTTCAGGCTTAAATTAAAGAAACGGCTATTGATAATGAATTCAATAAAGTTATAAAACAATAGCTTCTAGCCAGTTTAAAGTTATAAAACAATAGCTTCTAGCCAAAATTACAACTGGCTAtcttcctttaaaaaaaaaacaactggctatctccataaaaaaaaattaattaaaagctCAAGCGAAACACGTTGCACAACATTGTTCGAATCAATTGCCCAGAACACATTTTGTATTGAGAAATTACATCAAACATTATGTAGTTCCATATTCTTATAAAGTGCAAAAAAacgattcaaaaaaataataataataaacttcaaaaaaaaattcttatttttatatacaagtAAGTTCAATTTTCATCAATTAAACAAGAAACGCCACGAGCATACCATATCCTAATCCTAACTAGGAAAATGCTccgtaaaaaaatatataaaataaattcacaGCAACTTGAGCAatcattttataatttcttttgAGTGCACTATCTATatatggaggattttgattaaTTCTAAATGTCATTCATGTAACATGTATCCATTAATTATCTCAACTGATTTGGGGTCGTAGGATCCAAATCACTCGGAGTCGTCATGACCTCGGTATCTCGAATATATGTGATACTTTGAATTATGTGTGTCACATATCGCGATCATAGGAGAATAATGAAAATCTTCAtttacatttatatatatagaggGTGTTTTTATAATAGATtaacttatatatatttattttaattatgataaaatatattatcACGGCACCAAATTCAGGACAAGAGAGAGGAGCAACGTGGTCAATTTGGTGATTGGTATACTGGTGGCCTAGCTAGCTATCACATTCATTGCTATTTATTTATAACCAAAGTCTCGGAAACTCTCGAAATCAACTAACCAAAAAAACATGGTTTCTTGGCTTGTTTGCTTTTCTTGCTATCTAATTATCTTCTAGTGTCCACAAGTTTTCGTTCTACCCAATGCTCAATCAGGTCCCAACCTATAGTTGAGGGACTTTCATGGAACTTCATGTCCAAACTTGGAATCCATTGTCAGAAAACAGCTCGAGAAGGTGTTTAATCTACAGGGCTATTTCTTTGAATAAAACTATTATCAAATAGTTTCAGGTGAATTTGTgagataaatttttaatttgatctgactcattattttaataatatccttaaaacattatttttaatatatatctataaccTATCTAAAAGATATCTAAAAGAGTGAATAAAAGGATAAAGTTTTACGATTGTGAATTTACAACTTTGCCTTTTATTCACTCTTTTACATATTCCAAAAAAATATGTACAAGGGTATAACAGTAAATATGTACACACACTTCATCTATAATACAggaatataaaagtaaatatatgttggtcattaattaattattaatataataatatatagttattattatttctGTTGGCTACATTAAGACAAATAAATAcatgaaattaaatatatatatgggcACCGTTTCAGAAATCCCATTCAAAGAGAAGACAAAGAGAAGCATTGACCGTTTCAGAAAGTTTTCCAAATAGATCGAAATTAAATACATGATATATGGGTCACCGCGGCGTCTCAGAACACCCACTCAATCCACTCCAacgttccaaaaaaaaaaaaaaacactgaaaGGAAAAGAAACGAAGGATACAATAGAAGAAACAAAGGAAAAGAGAAGCGATTGTGGTTGCACCCCAGTGGCTTGTCAATTCTATAACCTATCtaaaaaagtaaataaaagGATAAAATTTTACGATTGTGAATTTACAACTTTGCCCTTTATTCACTCTTTTACATACTCCAAAAAAATATGTACAAGGGTATAACAGTAAATATGTAC comes from Henckelia pumila isolate YLH828 chromosome 4, ASM3356847v2, whole genome shotgun sequence and encodes:
- the LOC140864509 gene encoding phytosulfokine receptor 2, coding for MDPALQGALASIGSFFLVSLIIASILMICGERKRKKSDSPQLSWEPSKPKPGTNFGLSSISVGVSASFDPTLHSISMQDLIDATRDFSPDLIVGDGSFGLVYKARLCSGQLVAVKRLSTDAFQGLREFRAEMETLGKIKHPNIVKLLGYCVAGSDRILIYEFMEKGSLDQWLYDTSYSEEGESGGEVESRPPLSWQTRIKIVRSLAKGLSYMHNFTTPIIHRDIKASNVLLDSSFESHIADFGLARCIEGSHSHVSTQVGGTLGYMPPEYINGTTTATVVGDVYSFGVLMLETVTGRRPSFPFPGDDGKEVRLMEWIGSMAEQNRYMEMVDSSISKDDIKESMVVEVFKIGLKCANEKRKDRPTMEEVVEELDKILA